The proteins below are encoded in one region of Clostridiales bacterium:
- the hrcA gene encoding heat-inducible transcription repressor HrcA, which yields MPNLTARKAKILKSIIEDYINQAEPISSADIQVRHMPEISSATIRNELAALEEMGYLYQPHTSSGRIPTKEAYKLYVEKLMPRKKLTKTELNLIKSHFNQQMLQLKDVLKKTAKVISEVTNYTSLAFVNDISEAVIENIKIVKLQAKTALVVVVTNLGVLKDAIVNLEEEMDDNYFDAVSKLSLQVFGGKKIAQVMKPNKIINSALKGYQKIFDAIIDIIKKYYERASVEDFVLEGASKLLEQPEYSNVQQAKSIIAMLEAKEQLIPVLKATDNVELNIRIGKDERYESLPECAIVTANYIINGKNIGQAGVIGPIRMDYSKVVSVLDYIGKTINDSIKKRVNIYIDEKQE from the coding sequence ATGCCCAATTTGACCGCCAGAAAGGCAAAGATTTTAAAATCAATCATTGAGGATTATATCAATCAGGCAGAGCCTATATCCAGCGCGGATATCCAAGTCCGGCACATGCCCGAGATCAGTTCGGCTACCATACGCAACGAGCTGGCGGCGCTGGAAGAGATGGGCTATCTTTATCAACCGCATACGTCCTCCGGCAGAATTCCCACCAAGGAAGCCTACAAGCTGTATGTGGAAAAACTTATGCCGCGCAAAAAATTAACCAAAACCGAGCTAAACTTAATAAAAAGCCATTTCAACCAACAAATGCTTCAGCTAAAAGATGTTTTAAAAAAGACCGCCAAGGTAATAAGCGAAGTCACCAATTACACGTCTTTGGCGTTTGTGAACGATATATCCGAAGCTGTCATAGAGAATATCAAGATTGTAAAACTCCAAGCCAAAACGGCTTTGGTCGTTGTCGTCACCAACCTAGGCGTGCTAAAAGACGCCATTGTCAATCTAGAAGAAGAGATGGACGACAATTATTTTGACGCTGTCAGCAAGCTGTCTTTGCAGGTGTTCGGCGGCAAGAAGATCGCCCAGGTTATGAAACCCAACAAGATTATTAATTCCGCCCTAAAAGGCTATCAAAAAATTTTTGACGCCATAATAGACATAATCAAAAAATATTACGAGCGCGCGAGCGTGGAGGACTTTGTCTTGGAGGGCGCGTCCAAGCTTTTGGAGCAGCCCGAATACAGCAATGTCCAGCAAGCCAAGTCAATCATAGCCATGCTTGAAGCCAAAGAACAGCTTATCCCGGTCTTAAAGGCCACGGACAATGTAGAGCTTAATATCCGCATAGGCAAAGACGAGCGGTACGAGTCCTTGCCCGAATGCGCCATTGTCACGGCCAATTACATAATCAACGGCAAAAACATCGGCCAAGCGGGCGTGATAGGGCCTATCAGAATGGACTATTCCAAAGTCGTGTCCGTTCTTGATTATATTGGCAAAACAATCAACGACAGCATAAAGAAACGAGTTAATATTTATATAGACGAAAAGCAAGAATAA
- a CDS encoding nucleotide exchange factor GrpE — MTKNDDLKMNFEDCCQDVCDCADCDEPDCAEGQASKTEQDQKSGQDGQGEKTGQAEQAKNGQSKQDGLAEQEIQMTQEQLAAIKAFDDHMQSLNNQIIQAQEQAQRERAKADALAQRLVNLQAEFDNFRKRNADSISAAQTEGRCEVITEVIKILDVIEHALGMIKDQATASGVQMIYRQIQDVLKNFEVKEIEAQGQEFDPNLHSAVERVKIEGAKAGAVVEVIQKGYRLGEKILRYASVKIAE, encoded by the coding sequence ATGACCAAAAATGACGACCTAAAAATGAATTTTGAGGATTGCTGCCAGGATGTTTGCGACTGCGCGGATTGCGACGAGCCCGATTGCGCGGAGGGCCAAGCCTCAAAAACGGAACAAGACCAAAAATCCGGGCAAGACGGGCAGGGCGAAAAAACCGGGCAAGCCGAACAAGCCAAAAACGGACAATCCAAGCAAGACGGCTTAGCCGAGCAAGAAATCCAGATGACCCAAGAGCAGCTCGCGGCTATAAAGGCTTTTGACGACCATATGCAAAGCCTAAACAACCAAATCATCCAGGCGCAAGAGCAAGCCCAAAGGGAACGCGCCAAAGCCGACGCGCTGGCTCAAAGGCTGGTCAATCTTCAGGCGGAGTTTGACAATTTCCGCAAAAGAAACGCCGACAGTATCAGCGCCGCGCAAACGGAGGGGCGCTGCGAGGTTATTACAGAAGTCATCAAAATCTTGGATGTGATAGAGCACGCTTTGGGCATGATAAAAGACCAGGCCACGGCAAGCGGCGTGCAGATGATATACCGCCAGATACAAGATGTCTTAAAAAACTTTGAGGTAAAAGAGATTGAGGCGCAAGGACAAGAATTTGACCCCAATCTCCACAGCGCCGTAGAGCGCGTCAAGATAGAAGGCGCGAAAGCCGGCGCGGTCGTGGAAGTTATACAAAAAGGATATCGTTTGGGCGAAAAGATATTGCGTTACGCAAGCGTCAAAATAGCCGAATAA
- the dnaK gene encoding molecular chaperone DnaK — MAKVIGIDLGTTNSCVAVMEGGEPTVIPNSEGSRTTPSVVGFTKDGERLVGQIAKRQAIANPERTILSIKRDMGTNRKIKIDDKEFTPPEISAMILQKLKADAESYLGTKITQAVITVPAYFSDSQRQATKDAGRIAGLEVLRIINEPTAASLAYGLDKAKEKNAKILVYDLGGGTFDVSILEIGDGVFEVLATAGDNKLGGDDYDNEIIKWIIDTFKKENGIDLSQDRMVMQRLKDAAEKAKIELSSVLKTNISLPFITADSNGPKHIDYELTRAKFEQMTAHLTEKTLAAMKRAIEDAGISINEIEKVILVGGSTRIPAVIETVKKFTGKEPFKGINPDECVALGAAIQAGVLAGEVKDVLLLDVTPLSLGIETMGGIFTKIIERNTTIPTRKSQIFSTATDNQPSVDIHVLQGERELAAYNKTLGRFELTGIPPAPRGVPQIEVTFDIDANGIVHVTAKDKGTGKEQSISITASSNLSEEEIQKAIEDAKKYEKEDRKRKEFVELKNQADTVVFGIERFVKENGDKISEDEKQRLTKAAEDLKEALKSDDQDKIKAALDETQKHTSEIFTRFYQQAGANASSGDGINPDIQDAPGQDA; from the coding sequence ATGGCAAAAGTAATAGGAATTGACCTTGGAACTACCAATTCTTGCGTCGCCGTTATGGAAGGCGGCGAACCGACCGTTATTCCTAATTCCGAGGGCTCAAGGACTACCCCGTCGGTAGTAGGTTTTACCAAAGACGGCGAGAGGTTAGTAGGCCAGATAGCCAAAAGACAGGCGATAGCCAATCCCGAGAGGACCATACTCTCTATCAAAAGGGACATGGGCACGAATAGAAAGATAAAAATAGACGACAAGGAGTTTACGCCCCCCGAAATCTCGGCAATGATTTTGCAAAAACTAAAAGCCGACGCCGAGAGTTATTTGGGGACAAAAATAACCCAAGCTGTCATTACCGTTCCCGCCTATTTTTCGGACTCGCAGCGTCAGGCGACCAAAGACGCCGGCAGAATCGCGGGGCTGGAAGTTTTGAGGATAATCAACGAGCCGACGGCGGCCTCTTTGGCTTACGGCTTGGACAAAGCCAAAGAAAAAAACGCCAAGATTTTGGTCTATGACTTGGGCGGCGGAACTTTTGATGTGTCCATATTGGAAATAGGCGACGGCGTGTTTGAGGTTTTGGCGACCGCCGGCGACAACAAATTGGGCGGCGACGACTATGACAACGAGATTATAAAGTGGATAATAGACACATTCAAAAAAGAAAACGGTATTGATCTTAGCCAAGACCGCATGGTCATGCAAAGGCTAAAAGACGCCGCCGAAAAAGCCAAGATAGAACTCAGCAGCGTTCTAAAGACCAATATCAGCCTGCCCTTTATTACGGCAGACAGCAACGGCCCTAAGCATATAGACTACGAGCTTACGCGCGCCAAGTTTGAGCAGATGACCGCGCATTTGACCGAAAAGACTTTGGCGGCTATGAAAAGGGCCATAGAAGACGCGGGCATCTCTATCAACGAGATAGAAAAGGTTATACTGGTGGGCGGTTCTACCCGCATCCCCGCGGTAATAGAAACCGTCAAGAAATTTACGGGCAAAGAGCCCTTTAAGGGCATTAACCCCGACGAATGCGTGGCCTTAGGCGCGGCGATTCAGGCGGGCGTATTGGCGGGCGAGGTTAAGGATGTTTTATTGCTTGATGTTACCCCGCTTTCATTGGGAATTGAGACCATGGGCGGAATATTCACCAAGATAATAGAAAGGAACACAACCATTCCCACCCGCAAGTCCCAAATCTTTTCTACGGCCACGGACAATCAGCCCTCGGTTGACATCCATGTTTTGCAGGGCGAGAGGGAATTGGCCGCCTATAATAAGACATTGGGCAGGTTTGAGCTTACGGGCATTCCGCCCGCGCCCAGAGGCGTGCCTCAAATAGAAGTTACCTTTGATATTGACGCCAATGGTATCGTGCATGTCACGGCCAAAGACAAAGGCACGGGCAAAGAACAGTCAATCTCTATCACGGCTTCTTCCAATTTATCCGAGGAAGAAATCCAAAAAGCTATTGAAGACGCCAAAAAATACGAGAAAGAAGACCGAAAGAGAAAAGAATTTGTGGAGCTCAAAAACCAAGCCGATACCGTTGTGTTCGGCATAGAAAGATTTGTCAAGGAAAACGGCGACAAGATAAGCGAAGACGAAAAGCAAAGGCTTACAAAAGCCGCCGAGGACTTAAAAGAAGCCTTAAAGAGCGACGACCAAGACAAAATCAAAGCGGCTTTGGACGAAACCCAAAAACACACCTCTGAGATATTTACCAGGTTTTATCAGCAGGCCGGAGCTAACGCTTCCAGCGGCGACGGAATCAATCCCGATATCCAAGACGCGCCCGGCCAAGACGCGTAA
- the dnaJ gene encoding molecular chaperone DnaJ, producing the protein MAKSYYDILGVSKNATENEIKSAYRKLAKKYHPDLNPGDKQAAEKFKEVNEAYEILSDPQKRANYDRFGTADPGMGGFDFGNFGGFSTGFSGGGFFEDIINMFTGDSFERPKRRPSDISISITLTFEEAFFGVSKDITIPRAERCEDCRGTGAKNGSEYITCPECNGSGRVQFAQNTLFGRMVNTRTCASCSGTGRKIKQTCPECRGKGAVKKNRTIKINIPAGIDNGQIMTVQGEGNGSADTAQRGNLIISVNVLPHKLFTRKGYDLYADIPIAFTQAILGDKIKIKTLKGDVTLAVPEGTQTNTVFKIRGEGMKMLRREGYGDLYLKVIVELPKNLKGDQKELIKNLHKSISNNQYEKAKDYLS; encoded by the coding sequence ATGGCAAAATCCTATTACGATATACTAGGCGTATCCAAAAACGCTACCGAAAACGAGATAAAATCGGCCTATCGGAAGCTTGCCAAAAAATATCACCCGGACTTAAACCCGGGCGATAAGCAAGCCGCCGAAAAATTCAAAGAAGTCAACGAAGCGTATGAAATATTAAGCGACCCCCAAAAGCGCGCCAATTACGATAGGTTCGGAACGGCGGACCCCGGCATGGGCGGGTTTGACTTTGGCAATTTTGGCGGATTTTCCACGGGCTTTTCAGGCGGCGGCTTTTTTGAGGATATAATCAATATGTTTACGGGGGACTCTTTTGAGCGTCCCAAAAGGCGTCCCTCGGACATATCCATAAGCATTACCTTGACCTTTGAGGAAGCTTTTTTTGGCGTTAGCAAGGATATAACCATTCCGCGCGCCGAGCGCTGCGAAGACTGTCGCGGCACGGGCGCCAAAAACGGCTCGGAATACATAACCTGTCCGGAATGCAACGGCTCAGGCAGAGTTCAATTTGCCCAAAACACGCTTTTTGGGCGCATGGTCAATACCCGCACATGCGCAAGCTGCTCAGGCACGGGCAGAAAAATCAAACAAACCTGTCCAGAATGCCGAGGCAAAGGCGCGGTCAAGAAAAACCGCACAATCAAGATCAATATCCCCGCGGGCATTGACAACGGTCAAATTATGACCGTTCAGGGCGAGGGCAACGGCTCGGCCGATACCGCCCAAAGAGGCAATCTCATAATATCGGTCAATGTACTGCCGCACAAGCTGTTTACTAGAAAGGGCTATGACCTTTACGCCGACATACCCATAGCGTTTACCCAAGCCATCTTGGGCGACAAAATCAAAATCAAGACGCTAAAGGGCGATGTCACCTTGGCTGTCCCCGAAGGCACGCAAACCAACACGGTGTTTAAGATACGCGGCGAGGGCATGAAAATGCTAAGGCGCGAAGGCTATGGCGATTTGTATCTCAAAGTAATAGTGGAGCTGCCCAAAAACCTAAAGGGCGACCAAAAAGAACTTATCAAAAACCTGCACAAGAGCATAAGCAACAACCAATACGAAAAAGCCAAAGATTATCTTAGCTGA